From the Dehalococcoidia bacterium genome, the window AAGCTGCGCTGCAGCGTACCGCCAAAGCTGGCCGCGAATATGCCGAGTCCGGCCATCAGGATGAGCAGCAGCGCGAGTCTCGCGTAGTGAGTCGGGTTGCGCGCCATCTGCCACAGGCCCATCACGAGTCCCGGAGGAAGCCGTGCGGCCAGGAGCCGGCTTGCCAGGCTCATCACCAGCGGGAAGAGCCGTATCAGCACCATTGCGGAGGCGACCAGGGTGATTGCGGGCACCGCCAGCAGAAGCTGGTTGACCGCAACCTGTCCGAGCAGGTTGGTGGCGGCGAGCGATCCCTGCTCGGTGAGCTGCCGGAACAGCACGATGCTCACGACGAGCAGCAGCACGTCGAGGTAGTAGCGCTGCACGAACGACAGACGGGACGGTCGTGCCATCTCCTGCCTGTCCCTGGACATCGACGACCTTGACGCCTCGAACGCCGGAATCATCAGCGCACCAAAGCTCAGAACGCCTCCGAGTGCGCTCATTATGAACGCGCCGCGCGTCAGCGTGACGGGAAGCAGCGCGCCGCCGGAGAGGTCGGAAAACGCGGGCGTGAGTCCGAGGACGCTGATCGAGGCAGCGGCCAGGAATGGCGCGATGACGATGGCGAGTCCGGCAATCGTCAGCCCCTCCAGCACGAACACGGTGAGCACCTGTCGCTCTGTCGCACCTCTTCCCTGGAGCAGGCTGATCTCGTTCTTGCGCTGCTCGGCAATCAGGGACGACAGGGTGATGACGTAGTACAGCACCACGACGGCGATGAGGATCAGCACCACGAACATCTGGAGCTTGGTGAACAGCAGGCGCTCATCGTAGTCGGCAAGCGCGTCGTCCAGGTCGGTCACCTGCCGGTAGGATAGGAACGTCCGCGACATGTTCCGGCGCATTGAAATTACCGCAAACAGAGCGTCCGTGGCGTTGGTCGCCTGCAGCCGCTCGTGGTCGGTCAGGAGCATCCAGCCGTAGGTGGTGTCCATGTCCGTGAACGCGCCGCCCACCCCGCGCAGGAGCGTGTCCTCGGACACGAGCAGCGGAACGGCGACGAAGCTGCCCGACGAGAAGGTGTGGAATACCTCATCGTCGAGACGCCAGAGCGGGTGATCGGGATCGGTCCTGCGGAAGATTCCCGACACCACCACAGAGGCGTACGGCGTTGCGTCCATCCAGTGCGGCACCACCGACAGCGTGGAGCCAACCGTCAGACCGATCTCGTTCGCAACACCGTACGGGACTGCTGCCTCAATGGTGATCGGGCTGCCGTCCGGAGAAACGTCGAGCAGCTCGGCGGGCATACGACCGCCCGGCAGGATCTCGATGTGGTCCTCTATGCCGTGCAGGAAGTGGAAGTAGCTGCGAGCGTTGTCGTCGCCGGCGACTTCTTCCTCGCCGGGAGGAGTCATGAAGAAGGTCGCGGTGCGGGCGCCGCGTACGGAGCCTTCGAGCAGCCAGCCGAGCCTGGTGTTGTACTCGTTCTCCATGAAGCCGCGGACCGCTGCGGACTCCTTGGGGCTGGTCGGGCCCTTGGAAGTCTTGACGACTATGTCCAGGTCGATCGGGTCGTGCTGCTCAAGCGCGGACTCGAGCGCGAGGTCACGCAGCGAGTCGAAGTAGATGACGGTGCCCGCCATGATGGTCGATGCAAGCACGACTCCGATGACGACTGACGACAGCAGTCGCCAGTTGGCGAGACTGCGTCTGGCAACCATCGGCCATGCCGACAGGATTCTGGCTAGGTTGGCTAGGATTTCGGGGCCTTCGGGAAGGTTGGATTTGGCTTAGGTGCGGTTCGACTATGGTAGCAGGCGTTGGGGGTGGTTAGGAGCCGAGCGGCAGCGGTGCTCCGATTCAACCCTGTGTGCAAATTCTCAATCCCACCCCTGGTCCCATCGTGTAACCCCGTCACTCCCGTGAAAGGAGACCTTTGCATAACCCCCTCTCCCTCCGGGCTAACAAGGGTAGGTATCCGCAGTTCGTCATTCCGGCGAAGGCCGGAATCCAGGGGATGGGGGTGTCCTTCGACAAGCTCATAGCCTGCGCCGGACTTGATCCGGTGACGAACGAATTGCCAGTTTACCCACCCCCTCTCCCTCAGAGCCTGTCCCGTACTTGATACGGGGGAGAGGGCTGGGGTGAGGGTGAAAACCACGCCTACCCCCTACCCGATACAGCAACACTGCAGGGGCGGTTCGCGAACCGCCCCTCACCCGTCACTCCCGCGAAGCTTGTCCCAGTGGAAGCGGGGAGCGGGAGTCCAGTGGGGCGACGGGAAATGTCTGAACTCTGATTCGTCTGATTAGGGGATTTCTCTGATTTAGAAGACAGCAGTAATGGTCTGGTGGCGGCTGTTGGCGTTGGATAGGTACATCGATGGGCGGTCAGGTGACTTGCCGGGCTTTGGCCAGTGACGGTGTTCGGGATGAGATCTGGGCAGGTCCTCACAAACTCGTTCTGGTCCGATAGAATGTCGGTCCTCGAATTCAGACAGGGAGGCATGTCATGGCACTGGATGTTGGAGTCGTGCAGATCGACTATTCGCAGGCTCGGCCATCTGGCGCAGCCTATCAGTACGCGTGGGAGCTAATGGCCTACGATGACCTGGAGGGGGACTGCTGGAAGGTGTCGGATGGGGGACAGGTCTTCATAGAGCTGACGTACACGACGATGGCCAATCACGCGATGGAGTACATAGAGTCGAAGAGCCTATCTTCGACTGAGGCCCACCAGGTGATGCGGTGGGTCAGGGGTCTGCCATGGCAGGGTCAGGTAGTCATGCTGCATTTGGGGTGGTGAGGGGGCGGCTCCTACGTTACAGCCCTTCACATGACCTAGGTCAGGAAAAGGGAATTCAATCCACCGCACTCCCTCCAGCTCACGCTGCCGTCGATGACCCTCCCTTCAACGCACCGCCTCTTTGGAGAAGTTCATCGTGCCGTTTAGTGAAACGTTCATACTTTGATGCTGATCTGAATAACTGCCTCAGTGACAGAGGCCGATTGCTCTCCTCCGACAGTGCTCGTTCAACGTCAACAACATAGCTAATCGTCTCAACCGCTATGCTGTGTAAGTCCGGGAACCAGTTGTCCAAGTCGTACGTTAGCTGTTTCACTCGGCTCAGTGACATTGAACTATAGTCCGACAAGCGCTCCGACTTCACCAACCCTCGGGCAACCAGCCATAAAATGTGGAGGCGGCCGTGCTCTCTGAAATCTCCACGTTCACCCGTCTGATCCACATGTACATTCCATTCATCCTGCACCCTCTTGTAGGTAATCCAAGGCAACCTAAGCCGCTCGGCCTCAATATTGGGTGCAAACACTTCACGATAAGCCCCTGAGAGCTGCTGCTTGGACCGAGGAATTTCTCTCAATCTATCCTTAGCCTCTCCAGGCTTGCCAAGAAATGCCCAATTTGCTTGTGCAATATCTTTAATTGTGACCCTACCTGTTGGCTCACCGAAGTTCGTAGAACATTGGAGGAGATAGAGTGGCGAACTCCTTCTGAAGTCGTTCCTGTTCCGGTTCGTCGAACAGGAAGTCCCAATCCTTCATCTGCGACTGCTTGTTACTTGCGGAACTAATGATGTGCCTCAACGATGACGAAGGGTCTTCTACAAGTTTTAGGGTCACGCTGGCATCCCCAAGGTCACCGCCTCGCCGCCAGTGGTCCCATACTGTGTAAGTTGTCTGACAACCATTGACAATTTGGAAGTCTCTGATTCTGACTGTCGTGGCACCAGATCCGACAACCGGGTCAGTAAAAGAGGCACACACCGCTGAGAGCCCATTGTTCATCAGTTGGAACCAGCCACGTTTGGCAGGGTCAGCCAACGTATTCTTGATTTCCTTGTTGACCGCAACGGATCCCAAAGGGCCACGTGGATTGTGTCTAAACATGGCATATCTGAACTTGTCGAACGTGACGGCAATCTCATGGAGCGAGAGCGTCGCAATGAGACACTTGAAGTCTCCAGACAAAGTTTGATGATACTCGTCAGCCCGCACGGACAAAGTCAACTCAATTTCCTGTTGGTCACTGACAGACTCGATAATCTGCAACAGGTTGCTGACGTCAAGCATCGTCGCAGAATGCTGAACATCATGGTGGGAACCTGCAACCGAAAGAGATAGCGAATCATCTGCCCACGAATTCACTCTGTCTTGCACCGGCTTAGTTGCTCGGAGCGTTGTCAGATAGACGAGGTGGACTTCGTATCCATCAAGGATGCAACGGCGAAATCTCGGAGCGAGTTCGAGAACACCCTCATTTGAGATACCGGCCAGAATCTGAGGTGTGGTCAGCTTCTTGGGGACATCAAGGAAGCTGGCCAAATCGTTCATTCTCACGTTTGCAGGACTCGAGCGATATTTCGACTGGAACAAGTACACAGTCTGAGACGACTCATCAATGTAGTATGCATCTAGTTCCAGATCGTCCTTCCCATCCGTAATACTCTCGAGTAGTTCTTCTTCTGTCGGCGGGCTGTCACTCTGGTCAAGGTGTACATCTGCGGCCCAGAATAGGAACCCTTTGGCAAGGTCGCCTCCAAACAGACGATCCGCAGGTGCCTTGGCAAGATTAGTGATTCGCTCGACATCTCGTTGCCGTCGTTCGCTAAGGGTAGTCATTTGTCACGCCCTCAAAGTAGTGATAGATATCGAGTTCAGATGGCTTGTACAAAGTTCAGTAGGTGGAATTGTATCAAGTACGAGGTGGCGGGACCGGGCATTACCAATCTTTGTTTGGCATCGTAGCCGACTGAAGCTGGACTAAGGCGCCGTCAAAATCCGAAGGCTCGTTTGAATACACTTCCTCCAGCGCCTCACGGATCTTCTCGCCATCGCGTGCGCTGAGGCATGTCTCCAAGGTTTCCGTGAAGAGCTGGCTCCCGAAGACGCCAACTGGACTTCGATCCCAACGACTACCACCACTGACCTCGCAGCAGCGTGCCAAGGTCATCCACCCAGCAACAAAATCAAGGCAATCACAAAAATCCGACGAACCCTCGAAGAGGCTCGCCGCTCGGCAATCACAGTTCAGACATTTCGTGCGCCTTCGTGTACTTCGTGGNNNNNNNNNNNNNNNNNNNNNNNNNNNNNNNNNNNNNNNNNNNNNNNNNNNNNNNNNNNNNNNNNNNNNNNNNTTCTCTTTGTAAGCGACCACACCATGTCCATAGCCAGAATAATCAAAGACAACACCGACGACGGACGA encodes:
- a CDS encoding AIPR family protein; the protein is MTTLSERRQRDVERITNLAKAPADRLFGGDLAKGFLFWAADVHLDQSDSPPTEEELLESITDGKDDLELDAYYIDESSQTVYLFQSKYRSSPANVRMNDLASFLDVPKKLTTPQILAGISNEGVLELAPRFRRCILDGYEVHLVYLTTLRATKPVQDRVNSWADDSLSLSVAGSHHDVQHSATMLDVSNLLQIIESVSDQQEIELTLSVRADEYHQTLSGDFKCLIATLSLHEIAVTFDKFRYAMFRHNPRGPLGSVAVNKEIKNTLADPAKRGWFQLMNNGLSAVCASFTDPVVGSGATTVRIRDFQIVNGCQTTYTVWDHWRRGGDLGDASVTLKLVEDPSSSLRHIISSASNKQSQMKDWDFLFDEPEQERLQKEFATLSPPMFYELR